A genomic segment from Stappia indica encodes:
- a CDS encoding tyrosine-type recombinase/integrase, whose protein sequence is MSVVRVRGFQIFKDRFGKWRCYHRKTRQAVDLNKAPLGTAAFFAECQRITDAVTVTGDPKPGTLGKLIEKYRASPDFLEKAPRTRADYQRVFDYLYPIRDTGLDKFKSPLVVRIRDKAEAKRGARFGTYVKQVLSLLFSWGKERGFMKENPALGVRGVRRKRGAPMANRPWSDSERHAVLASAPAHMLPAIGLMMFTGLGPQDALTLPRTFFKDGAIATERSKTGAPVYWPVIRPLQEILDAAPAHDAMTLCANSRGRPWTVSGFRASWNTLRRELEAGGKVQPGLTLYGLRHTVATILREAGCDDRTIADALGQKTEDMARHYSKTADLRRKMGDVSAVFETAVNARRTQTVKPD, encoded by the coding sequence ATGAGCGTGGTGCGCGTGCGCGGCTTCCAGATATTCAAGGATCGCTTCGGCAAGTGGCGGTGCTACCACCGCAAGACCCGGCAGGCGGTGGACCTGAACAAGGCCCCGCTCGGCACGGCGGCCTTCTTCGCCGAATGCCAGCGCATCACCGATGCCGTGACGGTCACCGGCGATCCCAAGCCCGGCACGCTCGGCAAGCTGATAGAGAAGTACCGCGCGAGCCCCGATTTCCTCGAGAAGGCCCCGCGCACTCGCGCCGACTATCAGCGGGTGTTCGATTATCTCTACCCGATCCGCGATACCGGCCTGGACAAGTTCAAGTCGCCGCTGGTGGTCAGGATCCGCGACAAAGCCGAGGCCAAGCGCGGCGCACGGTTCGGCACCTATGTGAAACAGGTGCTGTCCCTGCTGTTCTCCTGGGGCAAGGAACGCGGTTTCATGAAGGAGAACCCGGCACTTGGCGTGCGGGGCGTCAGACGCAAGCGCGGCGCACCCATGGCGAACCGCCCGTGGAGCGATTCCGAACGGCATGCGGTGCTGGCGAGTGCTCCTGCGCACATGCTGCCGGCTATCGGGCTGATGATGTTCACCGGCCTGGGGCCGCAAGATGCCCTCACCTTGCCCCGCACCTTCTTCAAGGATGGTGCGATTGCAACGGAACGGTCAAAGACCGGCGCGCCGGTCTACTGGCCCGTCATTCGCCCATTGCAGGAGATCCTGGACGCAGCTCCGGCGCACGACGCCATGACGCTTTGCGCCAACTCAAGAGGCCGCCCGTGGACCGTCTCAGGCTTCCGCGCCTCCTGGAACACATTGCGGCGGGAGCTGGAGGCCGGCGGCAAGGTTCAGCCCGGTCTGACGCTCTACGGCCTTCGCCACACCGTGGCGACCATCCTTCGCGAAGCCGGGTGCGATGACCGGACCATTGCCGATGCCCTGGGGCAGAAGACGGAAGACATGGCCCGGCACTACAGCAAGACGGCCGACCTTCGCCGGAAGATGGGCGATGTGAGTGCCGTATTCGAGACCGCCGTGAACGCTCGGCGAACACAAACTGTCAAACCGGATTGA
- a CDS encoding DUF2190 family protein: protein MTMKNFVQPGNYVTVTAPAGGLSSGEGVLVGHLFGVAATTAAEGAEVEIATNGVYDLAKDDTAAFTAGAPAYWDDANKVVTATAADNLRIGTALVAAATAATVGRILITGHAI, encoded by the coding sequence ATGACCATGAAGAACTTCGTGCAGCCTGGGAACTACGTCACCGTCACCGCGCCCGCCGGCGGCCTGTCTTCCGGGGAAGGCGTGCTGGTCGGCCACCTGTTCGGCGTGGCCGCCACCACGGCGGCGGAAGGGGCGGAAGTCGAGATCGCCACCAACGGCGTCTACGACCTGGCCAAGGACGACACGGCGGCCTTCACGGCCGGCGCGCCGGCCTATTGGGACGACGCCAACAAGGTGGTCACGGCCACGGCGGCCGACAACCTTCGCATCGGCACGGCGCTTGTCGCCGCTGCCACGGCGGCCACCGTCGGCCGCATCCTCATCACCGGACACGCGATCTAG
- a CDS encoding phage head-tail joining protein, whose translation MAAHSELADRLERLRKLRSSGRRAVDSEGEKVEYRSDAELAAAIADLERQIAAQAGKPPVRVVYINSSKGT comes from the coding sequence ATGGCGGCCCATTCCGAACTGGCCGACCGGCTGGAGCGGCTGCGCAAGCTCCGCTCCAGCGGGCGCCGGGCGGTCGATAGCGAGGGCGAGAAGGTCGAATACCGCAGCGATGCCGAGCTGGCCGCCGCGATTGCCGACCTGGAACGCCAGATCGCCGCGCAAGCCGGCAAACCGCCCGTGCGGGTGGTCTACATCAACTCTTCGAAAGGCACATGA
- a CDS encoding prohead protease/major capsid protein fusion protein, with amino-acid sequence MNAPVLMRTGFTPASLDEKARTVELIASTGAGVIRHDAAGPFTEFLTISDSAVDLARLEGMPFLDSHRQDGLESVLGVVLAARIEAGNLVAKVRFSERHNAIYSDVRVGNLRNISVGYSPKRWRDGKDPNTGARVRTVTHWELREISLVAVGADPAARIRGTGMPETQNQPEAPPATTTTATPPVQETTRAAVNQEIRALAATFDLGSDWANDQIDRGASEGEARSAALERLRTARERAPVARTSNMVHHDDPATLATRMGEAIYATRVNPAHKLSDQARAFTGMTTLDMARDCLQRAGISTTGLLPADTITRALHTTSDFPAIFADTANRTLRAAYQTAPATLKRLARQTSHKDFRAKTKVQAADMAKLEKVNEHGEFKSSGFVEAKETYAIGTYGTIVGLTRQALVNDDLGAFTDLAGKLGLASSEFEAQFLVDLLTVGGGLGPVMGDGKAVFHADHGNLAAGGAPISKETLSAARLAMRRQKGINGRPIAIAPKFLVVPPELETQAEEILAAIQPTRTDDVNVFGGKLELVVEARLTDVNRWYVAADPATVEGLEYAYLMGSEGPQTESRAGFEVDGVEVKVRLDYGASFLDWRGWYTNAGA; translated from the coding sequence ATGAACGCACCCGTTCTCATGCGCACGGGCTTCACCCCGGCCAGCCTGGACGAGAAGGCCCGCACGGTGGAGCTGATCGCCTCCACCGGCGCGGGCGTGATCCGGCACGATGCGGCCGGCCCCTTCACCGAGTTCCTGACCATCTCCGACTCGGCCGTCGACCTGGCCCGCCTGGAGGGCATGCCGTTTCTCGACAGTCACCGGCAAGATGGGCTGGAAAGCGTGCTCGGCGTTGTCCTGGCCGCCCGCATCGAGGCGGGCAATCTGGTGGCCAAGGTCCGCTTTTCCGAGCGCCATAATGCCATTTATTCCGACGTGCGCGTCGGGAACCTCCGTAACATATCGGTCGGCTACTCCCCGAAGAGGTGGCGCGACGGCAAGGACCCGAACACGGGCGCGAGGGTCCGCACCGTCACCCATTGGGAGCTACGTGAAATCAGTCTTGTGGCGGTCGGAGCCGACCCGGCCGCACGTATCCGAGGAACCGGAATGCCCGAAACGCAGAACCAGCCGGAAGCGCCCCCGGCAACCACCACGACCGCCACGCCGCCGGTGCAGGAGACGACCCGCGCGGCCGTCAATCAGGAGATCCGGGCGCTTGCCGCCACCTTCGATCTCGGCAGCGACTGGGCGAATGACCAGATCGACCGCGGCGCGAGCGAGGGCGAGGCCCGATCCGCGGCGCTGGAGCGGCTGCGCACCGCACGCGAGCGGGCGCCGGTGGCACGCACCAGCAACATGGTGCACCACGACGACCCGGCCACCCTCGCCACCCGCATGGGCGAAGCGATCTACGCCACCCGCGTGAACCCGGCGCACAAGCTGTCCGACCAGGCCCGCGCCTTCACCGGCATGACCACGCTGGACATGGCGCGCGACTGCCTGCAGCGGGCGGGGATCTCCACCACCGGCCTGCTGCCGGCCGACACGATCACCCGCGCGCTGCACACCACCAGCGACTTTCCGGCGATCTTCGCCGACACGGCCAATCGCACCCTGCGGGCCGCGTACCAGACTGCCCCGGCCACCTTGAAGCGGCTGGCCCGGCAGACCAGCCACAAGGATTTCCGCGCCAAGACCAAGGTGCAGGCGGCCGACATGGCAAAGCTGGAGAAGGTGAACGAGCACGGCGAGTTCAAGAGCTCCGGCTTTGTCGAGGCCAAGGAGACCTACGCCATCGGCACCTACGGCACGATTGTCGGTCTGACCCGGCAGGCCCTCGTCAACGACGACCTGGGAGCCTTCACCGATCTTGCCGGCAAGCTCGGCCTCGCCTCTTCCGAATTCGAGGCGCAATTCCTGGTCGACCTGCTGACCGTCGGCGGCGGCCTCGGCCCGGTCATGGGCGACGGCAAGGCCGTGTTCCATGCCGATCACGGGAACCTTGCGGCGGGCGGCGCGCCGATCTCCAAGGAAACGCTGTCGGCGGCACGTCTTGCCATGCGCCGGCAGAAGGGCATCAACGGCCGGCCGATCGCCATTGCCCCCAAGTTCCTGGTGGTGCCGCCGGAGCTGGAAACGCAGGCGGAAGAGATCCTGGCGGCCATCCAGCCGACCCGGACCGATGACGTCAACGTCTTCGGCGGCAAGCTGGAACTGGTGGTGGAAGCCCGCCTTACCGACGTGAACCGCTGGTACGTCGCGGCCGATCCGGCGACCGTCGAGGGGCTGGAATATGCCTACCTGATGGGCTCCGAAGGTCCGCAGACCGAAAGCCGGGCCGGCTTCGAGGTGGACGGCGTGGAAGTCAAGGTTCGCCTGGACTACGGCGCGTCCTTCCTCGACTGGCGCGGCTGGTACACGAACGCGGGCGCGTGA
- a CDS encoding phage portal protein, with protein MRALARRVLDALFSTRSLDAAGGGRRWRDAPTVTSAGTLHGLAATVAARAMHFAMNNPTGVRVTESLATNIAGDGIKPRSRHPQEAVRQQLHQRFLTWTDEADADGRTDFFGLQQNAVRDLATFGEALLIFTADPDTGAPQLRRLHPEQLDRAVTRVSDTGPMVYQGVEFDGTGRVAAYHIRRAAPGDTLAGIQQAPVRMPASDVIHLFRPMMPGQVRGLSWFAPVLLPARELDALNDALLMRAKVAALHAGFITDPDGGSLYDGEQTGNAQQAGLEPGALIPLPPGKSVEFPDVPDQGGAGALAISTYRMIAAGTNVTYEQATGDYSQVNYSSARAALLEFRRFCQSIQHHVMVFGMCRPVWRAVIRHQVLTGEIPAAIYQAERQSLESVKWLPPAWPWVDPEKEARAAEIAINNRMRSRSEVIAERGYDAEDVDAEIAADEERLARLGIARAATPPAAPQPDEQEAAE; from the coding sequence ATGCGCGCCCTCGCCCGCCGTGTCCTGGATGCCCTGTTCTCCACCCGGTCGCTGGACGCGGCCGGCGGCGGCCGCCGGTGGCGGGATGCGCCGACCGTGACCAGCGCCGGCACCCTGCATGGGCTGGCCGCCACGGTGGCGGCACGGGCGATGCACTTTGCGATGAACAATCCGACGGGCGTGCGCGTCACCGAAAGCCTGGCCACCAACATTGCCGGCGACGGCATCAAGCCGCGCTCGCGGCATCCGCAAGAGGCGGTGCGCCAGCAGCTCCACCAGCGGTTTCTGACCTGGACGGACGAGGCGGACGCGGACGGGCGGACGGACTTTTTCGGCCTCCAGCAAAACGCGGTGCGCGATCTCGCCACCTTCGGCGAAGCGCTGCTGATCTTCACCGCCGATCCCGACACCGGTGCGCCGCAGCTTCGCCGGCTGCACCCGGAGCAGCTCGACCGTGCCGTGACCCGCGTCAGCGACACCGGCCCGATGGTCTATCAGGGCGTCGAATTCGACGGCACGGGCCGCGTCGCCGCCTATCACATTCGCCGGGCAGCGCCTGGCGATACGCTCGCCGGCATCCAGCAAGCGCCCGTGCGGATGCCGGCGAGCGACGTTATCCACCTGTTCCGGCCGATGATGCCGGGACAGGTGCGCGGCCTGTCGTGGTTCGCCCCGGTGCTGCTGCCGGCGCGCGAGCTGGACGCGCTCAACGATGCGCTCTTGATGCGCGCCAAGGTCGCCGCCCTGCATGCCGGCTTCATCACCGATCCGGACGGCGGATCCCTTTACGACGGGGAACAGACGGGCAACGCACAGCAGGCCGGGCTGGAGCCGGGCGCGCTGATCCCGCTTCCGCCGGGCAAGTCGGTGGAGTTTCCCGACGTGCCCGACCAGGGCGGGGCCGGCGCGCTGGCCATCAGCACCTATCGGATGATCGCCGCCGGCACCAATGTCACCTACGAACAGGCGACCGGCGATTACAGCCAGGTGAACTATTCCAGCGCCCGGGCGGCGCTGCTGGAGTTCCGCCGATTCTGCCAGTCCATCCAGCATCATGTGATGGTCTTCGGCATGTGCCGGCCGGTCTGGCGCGCCGTCATCCGCCACCAGGTGCTTACCGGCGAGATCCCGGCCGCGATCTACCAGGCGGAACGGCAATCGCTGGAGTCGGTGAAATGGCTGCCGCCGGCCTGGCCCTGGGTGGACCCCGAAAAGGAAGCGCGGGCGGCAGAGATCGCAATCAACAACCGGATGCGCTCGCGCTCCGAAGTCATCGCCGAACGCGGCTACGACGCGGAAGACGTGGATGCGGAGATCGCCGCCGATGAAGAGCGGCTGGCCCGGCTCGGAATCGCCCGTGCCGCCACGCCGCCGGCCGCGCCGCAACCGGACGAACAGGAGGCAGCGGAATGA
- a CDS encoding helix-turn-helix domain-containing protein, whose product MQAVQCRMARAALGLGVRELAEMAMVAPATISRLERGEELKPRTVEAIRAALEAAGVIFIDENGEGPGVRLRK is encoded by the coding sequence ATGCAGGCTGTGCAATGCCGGATGGCGCGCGCCGCTCTAGGGCTTGGCGTTAGAGAACTGGCAGAAATGGCCATGGTGGCGCCGGCCACTATTTCCCGGCTGGAGCGCGGCGAAGAATTGAAGCCGCGCACGGTCGAGGCGATCCGCGCCGCCTTGGAAGCGGCCGGCGTGATCTTCATCGACGAGAACGGCGAAGGGCCAGGCGTGAGGTTGCGGAAATGA
- a CDS encoding YodC family protein — MFSVGDKVHLKSGSPDMTVEAVDGDSVHCVWFSGMNPVRDTFKVASLSKKGGDNWDTPGGKILD, encoded by the coding sequence ATGTTTTCTGTTGGAGATAAAGTGCATCTGAAGTCGGGAAGCCCGGACATGACCGTGGAAGCTGTTGACGGTGATAGTGTACATTGTGTTTGGTTCAGTGGAATGAACCCTGTGAGGGACACTTTCAAAGTAGCGTCCTTGTCGAAAAAGGGTGGCGATAATTGGGATACGCCCGGCGGGAAAATTCTCGATTAG
- a CDS encoding phage terminase large subunit family protein: MIDDAMTRVRTAALRALQPPPRLPLSDWIEREIRLPEDVSALPGPIRLYPFQRGIADAISDPETERVTVVKSARIGYTTLLVGALAAHVANEPAPVLFVLPTEDDCRNFVVTNVEPTFEASPALAGALAGATEGQGENRNTLLSRRFPGGSLKVVAAKAPRNLRAHNTRILIVDEADAMDVTAEGSPILLAEKRTLSFPDRKIVIGSTPIFEETSHVLAAYARSDMRVFEVPCPDCATFHEIAWRDIQWPADRPDEAAWCCPSCGSVVEERHKPAMVAVGRWRATAPQVKGHAGFRVNALVSPLANASWGKLAAEFLAAKDTPDLLQTFVNTVLGQGWRAEGEELDEAALAARAEGFSLEAMPEEVLALTAGVDVQRDRLEITFVGWDRAGTAFVLGHAVVWGRPADEATWAELEGLLRQTYAHPLGGRLALDAVAVDSGDGETMEAVYGFAFPRAARRVLAIKGAPGARPWIEKSRTKTRGGRLWIVGVDGIKSHLAGRLAKGNTVRFSDALPAAWYEQLASERAVVRYARGQPQRRFERIPGRRAEALDCVVYAFAARQVINPNWQDRLDELARPKVRAAKPATVIRSGWMG, translated from the coding sequence ATGATCGATGACGCCATGACCCGCGTGCGCACCGCCGCGCTGCGCGCCCTGCAACCACCGCCGCGCCTGCCGCTGTCCGACTGGATCGAACGCGAGATCCGCTTGCCGGAAGACGTGTCGGCCCTGCCCGGCCCGATCCGCCTTTACCCGTTCCAGCGCGGCATTGCCGATGCGATCAGCGACCCTGAGACCGAGCGCGTCACAGTCGTGAAGTCGGCCCGCATCGGCTACACCACGTTGCTGGTGGGGGCGCTCGCCGCCCATGTGGCGAACGAGCCGGCGCCGGTGCTCTTCGTGCTGCCGACGGAAGACGACTGCCGCAACTTCGTCGTCACCAATGTGGAACCGACATTCGAGGCCTCGCCGGCCCTTGCCGGGGCGCTGGCCGGTGCCACCGAGGGCCAGGGCGAGAACCGCAACACGCTGCTGTCGCGCCGCTTCCCAGGCGGCTCGCTCAAGGTCGTGGCGGCCAAGGCCCCGCGCAACCTGCGCGCCCACAACACCCGAATCCTGATCGTGGACGAGGCCGACGCCATGGACGTGACGGCGGAAGGAAGCCCGATCCTGCTGGCCGAAAAACGCACCCTGTCCTTTCCGGATCGCAAGATCGTCATCGGCTCCACCCCGATCTTCGAAGAAACCTCGCATGTGCTCGCCGCCTATGCGCGCTCCGATATGCGGGTGTTCGAGGTGCCCTGCCCCGACTGCGCAACCTTCCACGAGATCGCCTGGCGCGATATCCAGTGGCCGGCCGACCGGCCGGACGAGGCCGCCTGGTGCTGCCCGTCCTGCGGATCGGTGGTGGAGGAACGGCACAAGCCGGCGATGGTGGCGGTCGGGCGCTGGCGCGCCACCGCGCCGCAGGTGAAGGGGCATGCGGGCTTCCGCGTCAATGCGCTGGTGTCGCCGCTGGCAAATGCCTCCTGGGGCAAGCTCGCTGCCGAGTTCCTGGCCGCGAAGGACACGCCGGACCTGTTGCAGACCTTCGTCAACACGGTGCTGGGGCAAGGCTGGCGCGCGGAAGGCGAGGAACTGGACGAGGCCGCGCTCGCCGCGCGGGCGGAAGGCTTCTCGCTCGAGGCGATGCCGGAAGAGGTGCTGGCCCTGACGGCCGGCGTGGACGTGCAGCGCGACCGCCTCGAGATTACATTCGTCGGCTGGGACCGCGCCGGCACCGCCTTCGTTCTCGGCCATGCGGTTGTGTGGGGCAGGCCGGCGGACGAGGCGACCTGGGCCGAGCTGGAGGGGCTGTTGCGCCAGACCTATGCGCACCCGCTGGGCGGCAGGCTGGCGCTGGATGCGGTGGCGGTCGATTCCGGCGACGGCGAGACCATGGAAGCGGTCTATGGCTTCGCCTTCCCGCGCGCCGCGCGCCGGGTGCTGGCGATCAAGGGCGCACCGGGCGCGCGGCCATGGATCGAGAAATCCAGAACCAAGACGCGCGGCGGCCGTCTGTGGATTGTCGGCGTGGACGGGATCAAGAGCCACCTGGCCGGACGCCTCGCCAAGGGCAACACCGTGCGCTTTTCCGATGCCTTGCCGGCGGCCTGGTATGAGCAACTGGCGAGCGAGCGCGCCGTGGTGCGCTATGCGCGCGGCCAGCCGCAACGCCGCTTCGAGCGCATCCCCGGCCGCCGTGCCGAGGCGCTGGATTGCGTGGTCTATGCCTTCGCCGCCCGGCAGGTGATCAACCCGAACTGGCAGGACCGGCTGGACGAGCTGGCCCGGCCGAAGGTACGAGCCGCAAAGCCGGCGACGGTCATTCGGTCGGGATGGATGGGGTAG
- a CDS encoding DNA packaging protein, with protein MIGEPKVVRKAAFAKLVNVSPGRVSQMIRAGLPVEPDGRIDVARGREWIRANVDPKRSAAQGDQTALPFAAQPDAASERTRLVREQADHAALKNALLRRELLPAGEVEREWADILRRVRSRLLAVPSRLRQVLPHLTAHDVATLDSELRLALEDLANDR; from the coding sequence ATGATCGGCGAGCCGAAGGTGGTGCGAAAAGCCGCCTTCGCCAAGCTGGTGAACGTCTCGCCGGGGCGGGTATCGCAGATGATCCGCGCCGGTCTGCCGGTGGAGCCTGACGGGCGCATCGACGTGGCGCGCGGCCGGGAATGGATCCGCGCCAACGTGGACCCCAAGCGCTCGGCAGCGCAAGGCGACCAGACGGCCCTGCCCTTCGCCGCGCAACCGGACGCGGCCAGCGAGCGGACCCGGCTGGTGCGGGAACAGGCGGACCATGCGGCGCTGAAAAACGCCCTGCTGCGCCGCGAGCTGCTGCCGGCCGGCGAGGTCGAGCGCGAGTGGGCGGACATCCTGCGCCGCGTCCGCTCGCGGCTTCTCGCGGTGCCCTCGCGCCTGCGCCAGGTGCTGCCGCACCTCACCGCCCACGACGTTGCCACGCTCGACAGCGAGTTGCGCCTTGCCCTGGAGGACCTGGCGAATGATCGATGA
- a CDS encoding helix-turn-helix domain-containing protein, with translation MTKVARLSDRERGRTTYRVQYSDKGAWMLALGVDARLTPAEVRVGIVLCGYINARSGRAWPTVATLATAAVTSDSSTKRALRKLEQLGLIAVHRKGGRGNPNYYELRFDRLADTAEKGVTDEPLSSAKGVSEDRKGVQNRPEKGVTGDPQIRRKEINKTRACTREADTPPPDREPPTKGCETTPAPISRPPSVAGTGPSAGKRAEFIATTDPRWQKAAEAHHRRTGKPPMTVRLHGREGWMFPVELIGGLEPMAAGPS, from the coding sequence ATGACCAAGGTGGCCCGCCTTAGCGACCGCGAGCGCGGCCGCACGACCTATCGTGTCCAGTATTCCGACAAGGGTGCATGGATGCTGGCGCTTGGCGTTGATGCACGCCTGACGCCGGCTGAGGTGCGCGTGGGCATCGTCCTGTGCGGCTATATCAACGCCCGCTCGGGCCGCGCCTGGCCCACGGTCGCAACGCTCGCCACTGCCGCCGTCACCAGCGACAGCAGCACCAAGCGCGCCCTGCGCAAGCTGGAGCAACTGGGGCTCATTGCCGTGCACCGCAAGGGCGGGCGCGGCAACCCGAACTACTATGAATTGCGCTTCGACCGGCTCGCCGACACCGCCGAAAAGGGGGTCACGGATGAACCCCTTTCTTCCGCAAAGGGGGTCAGCGAAGACCGTAAAGGGGTTCAAAATCGACCCGAAAAAGGGGTCACCGGTGACCCCCAAATAAGAAGGAAAGAAATAAACAAAACGCGCGCGTGCACACGCGAGGCGGACACGCCCCCGCCTGACCGGGAGCCACCGACCAAGGGATGCGAGACCACACCCGCCCCGATCTCAAGGCCACCGTCCGTTGCCGGGACGGGACCGAGCGCGGGGAAACGCGCGGAGTTCATCGCCACCACCGATCCCCGATGGCAGAAGGCTGCCGAGGCGCATCACAGGCGCACCGGCAAGCCGCCGATGACCGTGCGATTGCATGGACGGGAAGGCTGGATGTTCCCGGTGGAGCTTATCGGCGGCCTCGAACCCATGGCGGCGGGTCCTTCCTAG